One window from the genome of Oreochromis niloticus isolate F11D_XX linkage group LG20, O_niloticus_UMD_NMBU, whole genome shotgun sequence encodes:
- the fam43b gene encoding protein FAM43B: MLPWRRNKFVLVEDEAKSKPKSLGTGLTYHSILSSLLRSCPDLLPDCPFDWVGSIFHTKRQKVELNKEEPVYNVRYLGSVVTITAKGDGCTQEAVAKIWARSNYGDQSVKMRLTVGPQGIRMSADKSGKKKPIHLYSLNRITYCTADPCRPKILAWIYRHQVKNMAVVLRCHAVLVSKSEKAQAIAHSLYQNATSAFSEFKRLKRQSDFRHCQQQLLGEEAVPLMPLRRLLNGQCHYRPPADNPGTATRLCSITEEEEEEEECEKESKDRKEEVKEAEEDVEEQQDKQKVLTTNTDPTQLLSKLDIGDIARLEQCQINFVSDSNNNTFTFITSLV, encoded by the coding sequence ATGCTGCCCTGGAGAAGGAATAAGTTTGTTCTGGTGGAGGATGAGGCGAAGAGTAAACCCAAGAGCCTGGGGACTGGACTGACCTACCACTCCATCCTCTCTTCTCTGCTGCGCTCCTGCCCTGACTTGCTACCCGACTGCCCCTTTGACTGGGTGGGTAGCATCTTCCACACAAAACGGCAAAAGGTTGAACTGAATAAAGAGGAGCCGGTTTATAATGTGCGCTACTTGGGAAGTGTGGTCACCATTACGGCAAAGGGAGATGGCTGCACCCAGGAGGCGGTGGCCAAAATCTGGGCGAGGAGCAACTATGGGGACCAGAGTGTCAAGATGAGGTTAACAGTGGGACCACAAGGGATCCGGATGAGTGCCGACAAATCCGGGAAAAAGAAACCCATCCATCTTTACTCCCTGAACAGGATCACTTATTGCACCGCTGACCCGTGCCGGCCCAAGATCCTGGCTTGGATTTATAGGCACCAGGTCAAGAACATGGCGGTGGTGCTCCGGTGTCACGCAGTCCTGGTTAGTAAGTCCGAGAAGGCCCAGGCAATCGCCCACAGCCTCTACCAGAATGCCACCTCCGCCTTCAGCGAGTTCAAGCGGCTGAAGCGTCAGAGTGATTTCCGGCActgccagcagcagctgctcgGTGAGGAGGCAGTGCCCCTGATGCCTCTGAGGAGGCTACTGAATGGGCAGTGCCACTACAGACCGCCTGCCGACAACCCCGGGACTGCCACCCGTCTCTGCTCCATCAccgaggaagaagaagaagaggaggaatgTGAGAAGGAGAGCAAAGATAGAAAGGAAGAGGTGAAGGAAGCGGAGGAGGATGTAGAGGAGCAGCAGGACAAACAGAAGGTTTTAACGACAAACACAGACCCGACTCAGTTATTATCAAAGTTGGACATTGGGGATATTGCCCGACTGGAGCAGTGCCAAATCAACTTTGTCAGTGACAGCAACAACAATACATTTACCTTTATAACCTCTCTGGTGTGA